From one Oncorhynchus clarkii lewisi isolate Uvic-CL-2024 chromosome 6, UVic_Ocla_1.0, whole genome shotgun sequence genomic stretch:
- the LOC139410577 gene encoding trichohyalin-like, with amino-acid sequence MTQEVREKDKQLEDMTQEVREKDKQLDDMTQEVREKENQLEEKDKQLKDRAIQLEALRKNLQDKNSQVENFRVLLQEKYLQLEDRNHRLGEKDRLLEERDKQLKDRDIQLEDSNHRLGEKDRLLEERDKQLKDRDIQLEDRNHRLGEKDRLLEERVKQLKDRDIQLEDRNHRLGEKDRLLEERDKLLEERDIQLEDRNHRLGEKDRLLEERDKLLEERDKLLEERDRLLEGKENELKERRQEVEERRQEVEEKDNLLEERENQLKERDKQVEDVNNENAELVGGETSDTDPTLPLRRTNSMELPHPYMGGESSSPDSPVSPSVSELRLVLLGRTGAGRSAAGNTILGREEFGAQASPSAVTQRSKRREGDVCGRRLVLVDTPDWFCPGLSLEEMRQDVRLCVRLSAPGPHAFLLVIPVEPSKGEERGVLERIEEMFGEGCWGHTVILFTHDDGLKEQSIEEFLQTGSQDLQQLVEKSGSKYHVLNIKDRAHGTQVSELLDQVEEMVAGNRERFYSSQTYQEAEDQVREMEGNIQRERGERKQREERDLRERLQKELQDSLIKIEGVIQEHEGDIRTLSERTSELERQVKEERDEEKKRELERELKRESDRREEMERKLERFREKRENERSEMEERHRQEMENYEGEARVEAERNLMKIVLPELQRNIMISQTKMQREFSGQMEEKNRQMKEKDREMEEKDRVIVERDGEIETLIERLREMCK; translated from the exons ATGACccaggaagtgagagagaaagacaaacaaCTGGAAGATATGACccaggaagtgagagagaaagacaaacaaCTGGATGATATGACccaggaagtgagagagaaagaaaaccaaCTGGAAGAGAAAGACAAGCAACTAAAGGATAGAGCCATTCAACTAGAGGCTCTGAGAAAGAACCTGCAGGACAAGAACAGCCAAGTAGAGAACTTCAGAGTCCTACTGCAGGAAAAATACCTTCAACTAGAGGACAGGAACCACAGactgggagagaaggacagactactggaagagagagacaaacaactAAAGGATAGAGACATTCAACTAGAGGACAGCAACCACAGactgggagagaaggacagactactggaagagagagacaaacaactAAAGGATAGAGACATTCAACTAGAGGACAGGAACCACAGactgggagagaaggacagactaCTGGAAGAGAGAGTCAAACAACTAAAGGATAGAGACATTCAACTAGAGGACAGGAACCACAGactgggagagaaggacagactactggaagagagagacaaactactggaagagagagacattCAACTAGAGGACAGGAACCACAGactgggagagaaggacagactactggaagagagagacaaactactggaagagagagacaaactactggaagagagagacagactactggAGGGAAAAGAAAATGAACtaaaagagaggagacaggaagtagaagagaggagacaggaagtaGAAGAGAAAGACAACctactagaggagagagagaaccagttaaaggagagagacaaacaggtGGAGGATGTCAACAATGAAAATGCTGAACTGG TGGGAGGAGAGACCTCAGATACAGACCCCACACTTCCACTGAGGAGGACAAACAGCATGGAGTTACCTCATCCATATA tgggaggagagagcagcagtCCAGACTCCCCAGTGTCTCccagtgtgtctgagctgagaCTGGTGCTGCTGGGGAGGACTGGGGCTGGGAGGAGTGCAGCAGGAAACACCATCCTGGGCAGAGAGGAGTTTGGGGCCCAGGCCAGCCCCTCTGCAGTGACCCAGAGGagtaagaggagagagggggacgtGTGTGGGAGACGGCTGGTGCTGGTGGACACTCCAGACTGGTTCTGTCCTGGACTCTCTCTGGAGGAGATGAGACAGGATGTGCGGCTCTGTGTCCGTCTGTCAGCCCCGGGACCCCACGCCTTCCTCCTGGTCATACCAGTGGAGCCCtctaagggggaggagagaggggtgctggagagaatagaggagatgtTTGGGGAGGGTTGTTGGGGACACACTGTGATTCTATTCACTCATGATGATGGCCTGAAAGAGCAGAGCATTGAGGAGTTTCTCCAAACAGGAAGTCAGGACCTGCAGCAGCTTGTAGAGAAAAGTGGGAGCAAGTACCACGTCCTCAACATTAAGGACAGGGCCCATGGCACTCAGGTATCAGAGCTGCTGgatcaggtagaggagatggtggcaggaaacagagagagattctACAGCAGTCAGACCTACCAGGAGGCAGAGGACCaggttagagagatggagggaaacatccagagagagagaggagagaggaaacagagggaggagagagacttgAGAGAGAGGCTTCAGAAGGAGTTGCAGGACTCTCTGATAAAGATAGAGGGAGTGATCCAGGAACATGAGGGAGATATCAGAACACTCAGTGAAAGAACCAGTGAACTGGAGAGACAGGtgaaagaagagagggatgaggagaagaaaagagagctggagagggagCTGAAGAGGGAGTCTgataggagggaggagatggagagaaagctggagagatttagagagaagagagagaatgagaggagtgagatggaggagagacacagacaggagaTGGAGAACTATGAAGGAGAAGCCAGAGTTGAAGCAGAGAGAAACCTGATGAAGATAGTCCTACCTGAGTTACAGAGGAACATCATGATCTCACAGACAAAGATGCAGAGGGAGTTCAGCGGACAGATGGAGGAGAAGAATAGACAGATGaaggagaaggatagagagatggaggagaaggatagagtgattgtggaaagggatggagagatagagacactgATAGAAAGACTGAGGGAAATGTGTAAATGA